A window of the Methanoculleus horonobensis genome harbors these coding sequences:
- the cyaB gene encoding class IV adenylate cyclase gives MLEIEAKFAVGDLESVRAGLGRKGVRMGRRQREHDVYYNAPHRDFGETDEALRVRYDDTGATVTYKGPKIRVGSAKAREEFNLAVADGETLEGILSRLGFRRAATVSKVREFYEMGDVTVTLDDVEGLGTFIEVEILTEENKEDAADRIGAIVKELGVDGPPIYTSYLEMLLFKQQ, from the coding sequence ATGCTCGAGATAGAAGCAAAATTTGCGGTCGGAGACCTGGAGAGCGTCAGGGCCGGGCTCGGCCGGAAGGGAGTGCGGATGGGGAGAAGACAGCGGGAACACGACGTCTACTACAACGCCCCCCACCGCGATTTCGGAGAGACGGACGAAGCATTGAGAGTCAGGTACGACGACACCGGAGCAACCGTGACCTACAAAGGCCCGAAGATCCGGGTCGGGAGTGCAAAGGCCCGCGAGGAGTTCAACCTCGCGGTCGCCGACGGGGAGACGCTTGAAGGAATCCTCTCCCGTCTCGGGTTCCGGCGTGCCGCCACGGTCTCGAAGGTGCGGGAGTTCTACGAGATGGGGGACGTGACGGTTACGCTCGACGACGTCGAAGGGCTCGGGACGTTCATCGAGGTTGAGATCCTGACAGAAGAGAACAAAGAGGATGCCGCCGACCGGATCGGGGCTATTGTAAAAGAATTGGGTGTAGACGGTCCACCGATCTACACCTCGTATCTGGAGATGCTGTTATTTAAACAGCAATAA